A window of the Kosakonia sp. BYX6 genome harbors these coding sequences:
- the bcsF gene encoding cellulose biosynthesis protein BcsF: MMSISDIIQLIVLCALIFFPLGYLARHWARPLRTAFRLTFTKPRYVKPTGVLRRDSLVKADRKHDK, translated from the coding sequence ATGATGTCAATCAGCGATATTATTCAGCTCATCGTGCTTTGCGCGCTGATCTTCTTCCCGCTGGGTTACCTTGCGCGCCACTGGGCGCGCCCGCTTCGCACCGCATTTCGCTTAACCTTTACCAAACCCCGTTATGTAAAACCCACCGGGGTTTTACGCCGGGACTCGCTCGTCAAGGCAGACCGTAAACATGACAAATAA
- the bcsE gene encoding cellulose biosynthesis c-di-GMP-binding protein BcsE: MDPIFSIGIQSLWDELRHMPVGGVFWLNTDREQDALSLINQTLAAQDNDAKVAVVGMGHDLKNIIKLDKDHGPEKIQLFAMPNQDNSLYFFTRDLLCSIEPQKYLLILLCENNAWQNIPAPKLRKWLERTQAWTKYHNCSLLVINPGNNNDKQSSILMSEYRSLFGLASLRFQSDIHLYDVAWWCNEKGISARQQLQLNHHDGQWQLAQQEEASVQPRSDEKRILSNVAVLEGAPPLSEHWSLFETNEALFEEARTCQAATLIFSLAQNNQIDTIARQIHTLRRQRGSGLKIIVRENIASLRATDERLLLGCGANMVIPWNAPLSRCLTLIESVQGQQFNRLVPEDITTLLSMTQPLKLRGYQPWEVFCDAVANMVNNPLLPPDGKGVMVALRPVPGIRVEQALTLCRPNRVGDIVSMSDNRLMLFLSFCRVNDLDTALNHIFPLPTGDIFSNRMVWFEDNQIAVELVQMRTLSPEKVSKPLPATAQNNAQAKKIINAEHDGTSWRRIPEPYRLLSDATEQSS; this comes from the coding sequence GTGGACCCCATATTTTCTATCGGCATTCAATCATTATGGGACGAATTGCGTCACATGCCTGTGGGCGGTGTTTTTTGGTTAAATACCGACCGTGAACAGGACGCATTGAGCCTGATAAACCAAACGCTCGCCGCACAAGACAACGACGCGAAAGTGGCGGTGGTCGGCATGGGTCACGACCTGAAAAATATTATCAAATTGGATAAAGATCACGGTCCGGAAAAAATCCAGCTCTTCGCCATGCCAAATCAGGATAATAGTCTATACTTTTTCACCCGCGATTTACTCTGCTCCATCGAACCGCAAAAATATTTACTGATTCTGCTTTGTGAAAATAATGCCTGGCAGAATATTCCTGCTCCAAAATTACGCAAGTGGTTAGAAAGAACTCAAGCGTGGACAAAATATCACAACTGTTCTTTATTGGTTATTAACCCCGGCAATAACAATGATAAACAGTCGTCGATTCTAATGAGTGAATATCGCTCATTATTTGGCCTGGCGAGTTTACGTTTTCAAAGCGATATCCATCTTTATGATGTCGCCTGGTGGTGTAATGAAAAAGGTATTAGCGCCCGCCAACAATTGCAGCTTAATCATCATGATGGTCAGTGGCAGTTAGCCCAGCAAGAAGAAGCCTCTGTACAACCGCGCAGCGATGAAAAACGCATTTTAAGCAATGTCGCGGTGCTGGAAGGCGCGCCGCCGCTGTCCGAACACTGGTCATTATTTGAAACCAACGAAGCGTTATTTGAAGAAGCGCGCACCTGTCAGGCCGCGACGCTGATTTTCAGCCTTGCGCAAAATAACCAAATCGACACCATCGCGCGGCAGATTCACACCCTGCGCCGCCAGCGCGGCAGCGGGTTGAAAATCATCGTACGGGAAAACATCGCCAGCCTGCGCGCCACCGATGAACGCCTGTTGCTCGGCTGCGGCGCGAATATGGTGATCCCGTGGAACGCCCCGCTGTCGCGCTGCTTAACGCTGATCGAAAGCGTGCAGGGTCAGCAATTTAACCGCCTGGTGCCGGAAGATATCACCACGCTGCTGTCGATGACCCAGCCGCTGAAGCTGCGCGGATATCAGCCGTGGGAGGTGTTCTGCGATGCGGTCGCCAATATGGTTAATAACCCGTTGTTACCGCCGGATGGTAAAGGTGTGATGGTGGCACTGCGCCCGGTGCCCGGTATTCGTGTTGAGCAGGCGCTGACCCTGTGCCGCCCGAACCGCGTGGGCGATATCGTCAGCATGAGCGACAACCGCCTGATGCTGTTTTTGTCTTTTTGCCGGGTCAACGATCTTGATACGGCGTTAAACCATATTTTCCCGTTACCCACGGGGGATATTTTCTCTAACCGTATGGTGTGGTTCGAAGACAACCAGATTGCCGTGGAGCTGGTGCAGATGCGCACCCTCTCGCCGGAAAAAGTGTCGAAACCGCTTCCCGCCACAGCCCAGAACAACGCGCAGGCGAAGAAAATCATTAATGCGGAACACGACGGCACGAGCTGGCGTCGGATCCCAGAGCCGTACCGGTTATTAAGCGACGCGACGGAGCAGTCCTCATGA
- the bcsR gene encoding cellulose biosynthesis protein BcsR, which yields MHNNEPKTQSDPTLGYTFQNDFLALSKAFSLPEIDYADISQREQLAAAIKRWPLLAELARQQ from the coding sequence ATGCATAACAATGAACCCAAAACGCAGTCAGACCCGACCCTGGGTTATACATTTCAAAACGACTTTTTGGCGCTAAGCAAGGCATTTTCATTGCCCGAAATAGACTACGCCGATATTTCCCAGCGTGAACAGTTAGCGGCGGCGATTAAGCGCTGGCCGCTGCTGGCTGAATTAGCCCGTCAACAATAA
- the bcsQ gene encoding cellulose biosynthesis protein BcsQ: protein MTVLGLQGIRGGVGTTSITAALAWSLQLLGESVLVIDACPDNLLRLSFNVDFDHSQGWARAMLDREDWRDAGMRYTSQLDVLPFGRLAANEWENTHLLDEVLSQLTPVLQTLKEQQHYQWVLIDLPHGVSPLARQFIEQCDHVFSVIKPDMNCHVRLHQQPLPAGGHILINDLRIGSQLQDDLWQVWLQSQQRILPMVIHRDEAMAECLAAKQPLGEYRSDALAAEEILTLANWCLLKRIPASERSEA, encoded by the coding sequence ATGACCGTCTTGGGATTACAGGGGATCCGTGGTGGCGTTGGTACGACATCGATCACTGCGGCTCTCGCCTGGTCGCTACAGCTCTTAGGAGAGTCAGTGCTGGTTATTGATGCCTGCCCTGATAACCTTCTGCGCCTGTCATTTAATGTCGATTTCGACCACTCGCAAGGCTGGGCGCGCGCGATGCTTGACCGCGAAGACTGGCGCGACGCGGGCATGCGTTACACCTCGCAACTCGACGTGCTGCCTTTTGGCCGCCTGGCGGCAAACGAATGGGAAAACACGCATTTATTGGATGAGGTGCTCAGCCAACTCACGCCCGTTCTGCAAACCCTGAAAGAACAGCAGCATTATCAATGGGTGTTGATTGACCTGCCGCACGGCGTTTCGCCGCTGGCGCGCCAATTTATTGAGCAGTGCGATCACGTTTTTAGCGTCATCAAACCCGACATGAATTGCCATGTTCGCCTGCACCAGCAGCCACTGCCGGCGGGCGGGCATATCCTGATTAACGACCTGCGAATTGGCAGCCAGTTGCAGGACGATCTCTGGCAAGTCTGGCTGCAAAGCCAGCAGCGTATTCTGCCAATGGTGATTCATCGTGATGAAGCGATGGCGGAATGCCTGGCTGCCAAACAACCGCTCGGCGAATACCGCAGCGACGCGCTGGCGGCGGAAGAGATTCTGACGCTGGCGAACTGGTGTTTGCTCAAACGTATTCCGGCCAGTGAAAGGAGCGAGGCATGA